In Xyrauchen texanus isolate HMW12.3.18 chromosome 13, RBS_HiC_50CHRs, whole genome shotgun sequence, a single genomic region encodes these proteins:
- the LOC127654289 gene encoding uncharacterized protein LOC127654289, whose protein sequence is MDRRSFILRCKRTLNDCSRQLTQDAGPNVQSTLVRLETMQRSFEWARGRLIIVPAADRLLRDIAEYIAEVNARRQHEQQASSSYQAPLTCSGGRGAPHYSITREQLCFLTSCGFSLRSIAEILQVSLATVKRRIKKFNLNQSVTYSDVTDDALDDMIKDIVAGNDQLGSEAVRAQLRAGGVRVQRDRVRRSLVRINPSAAALRAMSQRPQRRLYSVAGPNSLWHLDGNHKLIRWRIVIHGGIDGYSRLIVFLRASNNNRSSTVVDCFLNAVARYGVPSRVRTDHGGENNFVCVMMNIFRGSDRGSAIRGRSTHNQRIERLWGDMWRD, encoded by the exons ATGGACAGAAGAAGCTTCATTTTGCGCTGCAAGCGAACATTAAATGACTGCTCTCGTCAGCTAACACAGGATGCTGGACCCAATGTTCAGTCAACTTTAGTGAG GCTGGAAACAATGCAGAGAAGTTTTGAATGGGCAAGAGGGAGGCTGATCATTGTGCCGGCAGCGGATCGGTTACTCCGTGACATAGCGGAATATATTGCAGAAGTAAACGCACGTAGGCAACATGAACAACAAG CCAGTTCCAGTTATCAGGCTCCACTTACTTGTAGTGGAGGTAGAGGAGCGCCCCATTACAGCATCACTAGAGAGCAACTTTGTTTTCTGACCTCATGTGGTTTTTCTCTTCGTTCGATAGCTGAGATTCTGCAAGTGTCTTTGGCTACAGTCAAACGACGCATAAA GAAGTTCAATTTGAATCAGTCTGTGACATATTCTGATGTAACTGATGATGCCCTCGATGACATGATCAAAGATATTGTGGCTGGGAATGACCAGCTTGGGTCTGAGGCTGTCAGGGCACAGTTACGGGCAGGTGGAGTACGGGTGCAAAGAGACAGAGTGAGAAGGAGTTTAGTGCGAATCAACCCCAGTGCTGCAGCTCTAAGAGCAATGTCACAAAGACCACAGAGGCGACTGTACAGTGTAGCTGGACCAAACTCCCTTTGGCACCTTGATGGCAACCACAAATTGATAAG ATGGAGAATTGTCATTCATGGAGGTATAGATGGCTACAGTCGCCTCATAGTCTTTCTCCGTGCCTCAAACAACAACCGCAGCAGCACTGTAGTGGATTGCTTTTTGAATGCTGTGGCCAGATATGGAGTGCCTTCCAGGGTCAGAACAGATCATGGAGGTGAAAATAATTTTGTCTGTGTGATGATGAACATTTTCAGGGGCTCAGACAGAGGCAGTGCTATCAGAGGCAGGAGCACTCATAACCAGCGTATTGAGAGGCTCTGGGGTGACATGTGGCGGGATTGA